A stretch of DNA from Rhodococcus sp. NBC_00297:
GCCGCCGAACTCGGCGACGACCTCGCACAGCGCACGCAGTTCGCCCGTGTCGGCGTACATCCCGGGCGTGTAGGTCAGTCCGCTCGACATGCCGACGGCGCCCTCGGACATGCCTTGTGCCAACAGCTCTCGCATGTGCTCGATCTCGGCAGCGGTGGCGGGACGCTGATCCGGTCCGACGGCCAGATAGCGCAACGTTCCCTGCGGCACCAGGTACGCGGCGTTGGGGGTGATGCCCCGGTCGAGCCGGTCCAGATACTCGGCGACCGAGCGCCACGTGATGTCGAGATCGGTGGGATTGCCGTTCCATCCGGAGATCTGACGGCGGATGACCGCGAGCGTCTCGTCGGTGACGGGTGCGTAGGAGAGCCCGTCCTGACCCAGCACCTCGGTGGTGACGCCCTGGGTGATCTTCGGAACGTGTCCGGGCGCGGTCAGCAGTCCGAGGTCGGAGTGGGCGTGCATGTCGATGAAACCCGGTGCGACGACGTGGCCCCGAGGCACGTCGACGACGATCCGCGCGTCGGCGACGGTGCCCGGTGCCGCGACCCGCGTGATGCGTCCGTCGTCGACGAGAACGTCGGCGCGGACTCGGTCGGACCCGGTGCCGTCGACGACGTCACCGCCGCGAATGAGGATGTCCGCCATGATCAGAAGAAGGTGTGGATCAGGTCGACGATGCGCGGGTTCGCCGCGTCGGCGTCGTCGACGACCGGAAGCAGACGCCACTTGTCGAACGCCGTGCAGGGATGCGACAGGCCGAGCCGTGCGACCGTCCCGACGGGAACGTCGTCGCGGGCCGTGCCCGGCGTCCGGAGGAAGGCGTGCTGATCGTTGAGCGCCGAGATATGGTGCCCCGCTTCCGCGTCCCGGCCGCCGATGCGCTGCGGTGTCGGCAGCCCCTCGTCGAACGGGAAGTCACGCTTGCCCGCATCGAGCAGTGCGAGTTCGGGTTCCGGACGCGACACCACCCGCGCCCAGCCGTGCATCGCGGAGGACAGGTGCTCCTCGCCGACGCGGGAGGCGATGAGCGGGGAGATGTCGGCGTAGAAGCCGTCGTCGTGCACCACGTAGGCGCCCGAGCGCAGCACGACGGCTGTGTGCTCGTCGACGACCGACGAGAGCCGCTCGACCACCAGGTCCTGGTAGGCGCTCCCGCCCGCGGTGACGATCGCCCGTCCCTCGTACAGGCCGTCGGCGGCGAGACCGGCGTGCAGGGCGGCGACCTCGTCGAGGTAGGCGCGTACGGCGTCCAGACCGGCGGGTGTGCGGTCGTGGGCCAGCGCGCCCTCGTATCCGCCCACGCCCGCGAGGGTCACCGACGGCGACGAGGAGATCGCGGCCGCGACGCGTCGCGCCTCGTCCACACTGCGTGCCCCGGTGCGGCCGTGCGGCCCACCGAGTTCGACGATCACCGGGATCGGTCGTGTCACGGCGCCCAGGATCTCCGTCATGCGTGCCACGGTGTCGACACTGTCTGCCCAGCAGACGAACTCGACGTCGTCGTGGGCGTCGAGGTCCGCCGAGATCCAACGGAGCGTCACCGGGTCGATCAGGGCATTGGCGAGAAGGATGCGCTGCACGCCGAACGCGCGAGCGAGCTGCACCTGCCACCCGGTGGCGAGGGTGATTCCCCAACTGCCCGCCTCGAGCTGCTCGGCCCACAGCTGCGGCGCCATCGTGGTCTTGCCGTGCGGTGCCAGACGCATGCCGGCCGCATCGGCCCACCGCGCCATCACATCGATGTTCGACGTGAGGTGGCGGCGATCCAGCGTGACGACAGGGGTCGCGAACTCGGCGAGAGTGGGCGCCGTCGCCAGGTAGTCGCGCACGGTGAGGCCCCACGCGGCGGGTGGGACGGACTTGTACTCGGGGCCGAGAGTGCGGTCGTGCAGCGCCTCGACGGCGGCCTTGTCGATCATCGAATCCTCCTGCGCCGGATACGGCGCTGTAGCGTTGCGTATGTTGCAACGCTGATTGCAAACTGTGTTCGGTGTCGTTAGTCTGCAACGAACAGGGACAACTCGCAAGACATCGAAGGGAATTGATGTGAGATCACCCGGCGCGGCGACTCCACGGGTGGTGTGTGTCGGTGAGGGACTCGTCGTCATGGTCGCGCAGCCCGGCCCCCTCGAGCACTCGGACACGTTCGAGCGGTCGGCCGGGGGAGCCGAGGCCAACGTCGCGCGGGTCCTCGCCCAGTTGGACGTCGAGGCGTCCTGGCTCTCGCGCGTCGGTGACGACGGCTTCGGCCGCTACCTGATGGAAACGATGCGCGCGAGTGGGGTGGACACGTCGGCGGTGATCGTCGACCAGACCCGCACCACCGGGATGTACGTCAAGGAGCGTGGTTCGGGCAGCGGTCACGCGTCGGATCTACCCGCCGGGGAGAGCCGAATGACCTACTTCCGCAGCGGTTCCGCCGCCAGTGCGCTGTGTGTCGACGACATCGTCGGGGCGACACCGGTGCTCACGGCTGCCGACCTCGTCCACGTCAGCGGCATCACGCTCGCCCTGTCGGACACCGCGCGCGACGCTGCGTCCGCACTGGCATCGTCGCCCGGTCTGCTGAGTTTCGACCTCAATCACCGTCCCCGACTCTGGACCGCCGAGAGTGCCGATGTGGTTCTCGGAGAACAGGTCCGACGCAGTGACATCGTGCTGATGGGCGCCGACGAAGCGCACGCGGTGTTCGGCACCGGAGACCCCGATGCGCTGCGTGGCCTGTTCCCCGAGCCGCGCCGCCTGGTGATCAAGAACGACGCCCACGTGGTCGTGGGATTCGACGGCGCCGAGCGTGTCGACGTCCCGGCCCTGCGGTTGTCGGTGGTCGAGAAGATCGGTGCGGGAGACGCGTTCGCCGGTGGCTACCTGGCCGGTGTCCTCCGCGGCGACGATCAGCAGCGTGCGATCAGGCTGGGGCACCTGTGCGCGGCCGGCGCTCTCACCGCGCACGGCGACGCGGCCCATCTGCTTCCGCTGCACCGTCTCGACGCACTGGTGACATCCTCGGACGAGAAGTGGTCGACCATCGACTACGACGCCGAGAGGGGAATCGCCGTATGAGTCAGAGTGTGTCCCGCGCGCTCACCCTGCTTCGGGTGCTGGCCGACGGTCCGCGATCACTGGACGAGTTGGCTGCCCACCTCGACGTGCACAAGACCACGGTCCTGCGACTGCTGCGGGCGATGGAGGCGGAGCGGTTCGTCCAGCACGACCACGAACACCGGTATCGCCTGGGGTCGACGCTCTTCGAACTGTCCAATCGGTCGTTGGAGCAGCGCGACATCCGGACGTTGGCGCGGCCGTACCTCGCGACACTGAACGCGGAGACCAAGCAGACGATCCACCTCGCCACCTACGAGTCGGGGGAGGCCGTCTACATCGACAAGTTCGACGCCACCCAGAGCGTGCGGATGTACTCCCGTGTCGGACGCCCGGCCCCGTTGCACTGCACCGCCGTCGGAAAGATCCTGATCTCCGGGCTGCCTGCGGACGAGCAGGTCCGCGTCGCCCATCGCATCGAGTACACCCGCTTCACCGACCGCACCATCGACACGCCCGAGCGCTACCTCGAGGAACTGGCCCTGGTGACCCGTCAGGGATACGCCGAGGACCACGAGGAACACGAGTCGTTCGTCAACTGCATCGGCGTGCCGGTGCGCGACGGAACCGGCTCGATCGTCGCCGCGGTGTCGATGTCCGTGCCCGACATGCTGCTGGACCACGCCCGCGTCCTCGGCACCCTGCCGCAGGTGCGCGCGGTGGCCGAGACCATCTCCGCCGAACTCGGCTGGAGTCCGACCCCGACGAAGGAACCCGCATGACCGACAAGATCGCCGTCCTCACGACCGACGCGCCTGCACCCGCCCACACCTTCTCGCAGGGGGTGCGCAAGGGCCCGTTCGTCCAGGTGTCCGGGCAGGGACCCGTCGACCCGGCGACCAACGAGTACCTGTACCCCGGCGACGTCGCGGCGCAGACCACGCGAACGCTGACCAACGTCAAGGCCATCGTCGAGGCGAGTGGTGCGACTTTCGACGACGTCGTGATGCTGCGGGTGTACCTGACGAAGCGTGAGGACTTCGCCGTCATGAACGAGGCGTACGGCGCATTCGTCCTCGAACACACGAAGGGTGACGTCCTGCCCAGTCGCACAACGGTCTTCACGGGACTCCCGCGCGAGGAGATGCTCGTCGAGATCGACGCGATCGCGGTGGTCTGACACGTCGACCCACCGTCAGGGCACCATGAACCCATGAGACGACGGTGGGTACGGCTGCAGGGCACGTTCTGGTTCGTTCCTGCGGTCCTGGGCGTCGTCGCCGTCGTCCTCGCTCAACTCCTGGTCGCCCTGGATCGGTGGCTTCTCGATCGGGGCATCGGGATCGGCGGGTCGCTGCTCTATCACGTGGGCGCGAGTGGCAGCCGGGACATCCTCGGCGCCATCGGCGGGTCGATGCTCGGGGTGGCGGCGACGTCCTTCTCCATCACCATCTCGGTGCTCGCGACGGCCAGTTCGACCTACGGCCCGCGACTGGTGCGGAACTTCATGGCGGACCGCGGGAACCAGGTGGTGCTCGGCATCTTCGGAGCGACCTTCCTCTACGCACTGATGGTGCTGCGCTCGATCCGGTCGCTCGACTCGGACGGCGACGTCTTCGTGCCCGACATCGCGGTGAACGTCGCCGTGCTCCTCGCGGTGCTCGACGTGGGTGTCCTGGTGTACTTCATCCACCACATCGCCCAGTCGATCCAGGTGGCGACGCTGTCCTCGCGGGTTCGGGACGAACTCTCCGCAGCCGTCGACGAGCTCTACCCGACGGAGCCGCCGGCCGACGCGGCGTCGGATGCCGAGGTGACGCTGCCCGACCACGTCGACGCGGTCCGTGCTCCGCGTTCCGGAGTCGTCGTCGACGTGGACGAGGACGCGGCGTTGTCCTCGGCCATCGCCGACGACGCTGTCGTGGTTCTGCTCTGCAGACCGGGCGAGCACGTGATCGAGGGAGACGCCATCGCGGAGTCACGACGGTGGAGCGGATCCGCCTCCGCGTCGCACCTGCGAGAGATCGAGTCCGCGGTCGAGATCGGCGACGAGCGGACTCCGCAGCACGACATCGAGTTCGCCGTCGAGCAGCTGGCCGAGATGGCGGTGCGGGCCCTGTCCTCGGGTACCAACGATCCGTACACGGCGCGCAACGCTCTCGACGATCTGTCCGTCGGGATGGTGACTCTCGTCGGCCGTCCGCCGCCGTGCGGTGCCCGGACCGACGATGCCGGGACCGTACGGATCGTTCTTCGTCGGGTGCCCGTGGTGGACCTGATCGACCACGCGCTCGGCGCGGTACGGGTCTACGCGATGGCGAGCCCCATGGTGGTCGCTGCCGGTATCCGGTTGGCCGAGCGGCTCGGTGCGGCAGCGACCGACACCGCGTCGATCGACCGCGTCCGGTACCACCTCGACCTCCTCGACGAGGCGTGCAGACGAGAGATGACGGATCCGGCCGGGCGGGCCTCGTGCCTCGACCAGATCGACCGTGCACGTGGGCGTCTCCGTGCACACTCCGGCTCCGGTCCGCTTTCAGGCACAGTGGAGTCGTAGATCCGCCGCCGAAAGGACCCTGTGCAGACCCGCCTCGCCTTCCTCGGGCTCCTCTCCATCCTGCTCGGCGCCGCGACGATCGTCGTCCTCGATGTCGTCACCGCGCTCGGGTCGCCCGCTCATCTGCGCCGCACCATCAGCGAGTACGGGCTGGGCGCGCAGCAGTGGGTGTTCACGGCCGGGGTGCTGCTCCTCGCCCTCGGATCCGGCGCCGTGCTTATCGCAGCCGTCCGGCAGTCGTTGCTGCGCGCGTCGTCGGTCGCCGCGGTGGCGATGACACTGTGGACGGTAGGACTCGTCGCCGTGGTCGCGGTTCCCAAGCAGGACTGGAGCAACGACGCGACGCTCGGCCTCGGCGGGGCGGTGCACCGCGTGGGTGCGGCGGTCGCGTTCGTCAGCATCCCGGTGGCAGTGATCGCTCTCGCCGCACCGTGGATCCGGTCGAGCGAGTGGGCACGTCACGCCCGACGGACGTTCGTGCTGGGAGTGCTGTCCGTCGTGGCCATCGCACCCATCGGGTACGCGCTGTTCGTCGGCGTGACCACCTCGACACCGTGGTACCGCGTCGTGACGCTCGGACACGTCGAACGGATCCTCGTCGTCGTGGAGGTGATCGCGCTGATCTCGCTCGCGTGGTGGGTCCGCGCGAGCGCGCTCAGGGAGTCACCGCATCGCGTCGGTGACGCGGTCCACCAGCTCTGAGTCGTCGACGTCCAGAATGGGCGCCCACATGGAGGCCGCATCGGCGCCGTAGGCGTGACCGTGGCCTTCCGGGACCTCGGCGGCGAGCGCCATGTCGAGCGTCACCTGCCAGAAGGTGACCAGAGGGATCCACGTCATCCCCTTGTCGACGTCGACGCCGCGCGGCTCCCGGAGCCAGTCCGGCTTGCCGAACAGCAGGTCGAACGACCACCAGACGATCGGATCGCTGGGGTGCTGCCAGTACACGATGCGCGGGCTCTCCCAGTCCACCAGACCGGGTGCGTCGAGATCGGACGGCTCCGCGGCGAAGCGGACGTTCTGCCCGCCGTAGATCACGGGAAGGATCTCGGGGCTGCCCGGGTCCCGTGAGTCGGTGACACGCGACCACTGCTCGGAGAAGTTGGGCGTCCCCACCCACAGCGCGCCGTCCGTGCGCGCCAGCATGTCCTGCACTCCGGAGAAGGCGTCCTGGCCGCCGTACGACCCGAGCGATTCACCGAACGTGAGGAGCTTCGGGCGGTCGTTCTCGGGACGGTCCTGCACGCGCTGGTAGACGGCCTCGAAGACGGCGCGGCCCGCGATGAGCGGGGTGTCGCGATCGGCGAGGAACGCCAACGGACTGGGCAGGTACGAGTACTGGACCGCCGCGATCGCCGTGTCGCCGCCGGCGAGGTACTCGAGTGAGGACGCGACGGACGCGTTGACCCACCCTCGACCGGTGGTCGTCGCGATCGCCAGGTACTCGCGATCGAAGGCGCCGGTTCGGTCCAGTTCGGCGACGAGTCGGTCGGCGAGCGAGTCGACGGTGTCCCGGCCGAGTCCGAGCCCGTCGGCGTCGACGGACTTGCGTCCCGCATAGACCCGGATCGGGGTGAGGGCGGGCCGTCCCGTCACGGATGCGATCTCGTCCGACGTCGGGCCGCCCGCGACGAAGGTGCGCCCCTCGCGGCCCAGGGTGTCCCACTCCTCGTTCGACTCGGGCGAGCCCGACCGTTCGGGCGCCGACGGCGGTTCCACGCCCTCGGCGCTCCCGGTGTCGGCCGCAGCGGCGGACCCGTTGGAGATGCGTGAGATCCCGGTGGCAAGGAGCCCCTCGACGGCGAACACCAGCACCACACCGACGGCGACGACGGCGAGACCGCGCGAGACGGGCGGCGGGAGAACACGACCGATCAGTGCGATGAGAAGGTCGGTGACGCGGCGGATCCCACGAGCCAGCGTGATCACCAGGACGACGACGATCGCGGCGACGACGAAGACTCCGGCGTAGTCCCACGACTGGCTCGGTTCGATGCCCACGAGTTCGCGAGAGATGTTCTGCCACCACGCCCCGAGGACGAGGAACAGCGGGAGCACGACGACTGCGGCGGCGCCGATCGCGTACCAGCCCCACCGCCTCAGTCGTTCGGGCCACTCGCGAGTGAGCTCCATCCGCCGGACGCCCCACACGACGAGAACGCCGACGCCGTGACCGCATCCGACCGAGAGGCCCGTGGCGACGGCCTGCAGGTACCACGGTCGGGGGAGAAGCGACGGGGACATCGACCAGCAGTAGAAGACCAGTCCGACGACGAGGCCGATCGGCTCGAAGCGGGAACACCACCGCCACAGTGCGGTGGCGATGCGTCCTCGCTGGTCCTTCGTGGTCACCGGGTGAGTCTAGGTGCTGCGCGGCGACTCCAACCGGGAGCGCAGGGTCCGATCGGTGACGGAGATCCCCTGGTTGATGAAGGGTTCGACCACCTTCGCGAGTGCCTTGCCCGTGAACCCGCCGGGGAACTCGTAGCGGAACTCGACGTCGGCGACGCAGTGTCCGTCGTCCACGGGGGTGACCACCCAGCGAGAACTGGTCTCGAAACCCTTCACCGACGACAACGCGATGACGGAACCGTCGACCCACTCGACGATGTCCACCGTGGAGTGCAGAGCTTTGGGTCCCAGCTTCATCTCGGCGTCGAAGCGATCGCCGGTGCCGCGCGACACCGGTCCGACGGGGACGAACGAGGTGACGCCGAACATCCAGTCCGGCACGTTCTCGTACGAGGACAGATAGTCGAAGGTCGCCGACGCCGGTGCGGCGATCTCGACGTGCTTGGTGATGACGGGCATGAGGTCTCCTGGTGCGGCTGTGGTGTCAGGGATTCGGTCGGTCAGTCGATGCGGATGGTGAGAGCGTCGGACACGGGCACCGACTGGCAGGCCAGGCGCACTCCCCGGTCGAGCTCGTACTGATCCAGCGTGTCGTTGACGCGCATGTGCACGTCACCGCTGACGAGAGTGAACGCGCAGGCGCCGCAGTTGCCCTCGCGGCACACGAACGGGGCGTCGATTCCCTCGGCGAGCATGGCGTCGAGCAGCACGGTGTCGGGTGCGCAGTGGAACGAGTGATCGTCGCCCTCGACCTCCGCGGACACGGGAACGCCCGTGGCCGAGGACGTCTCGACGAGGGTGGTGTGGAACGGGTCGGTGGTGATCGACGTGAACACCTCACGGTGGATGTTCTCGGGCGACACCCCCGCCGCGAGGAGCCCCTGCTGCGCCACCTCCATGAACGGCCCCGGCCCGCAGAGGTACGCGTCGGCGTCGGCGATGCCGGAGACGGCGTCGGTGAGACCGGTGGCAGTGGGCAGGCCCGACGCCGACTCGTGCCAGTGCCGCACCGTGAGGCGGTCCGGATGCTGCTGCTGCAGATCGTCGAGGGTGGCGGCGAACATGACCGAGTCCGGATCTCTGTTCGCGTAGAACAACACGACCCGTCCGTCGTGCGACGCCAACGCGGTCTTCAGGATGGACATCACGGGCGTGATGCCGCTGCCGGCGGCGACCAGGACGAGCGGGCGATCCCATCGCGCGGGAACGAAGGTGCCCGCGGGAGCCAATGTCGTCAGTGCGAATCCTGCCGTCGCGGTGTCGCACAACCAGGTGGACCCGAGGCCGCCCGCGGTGCGCTTGACGGAGATCGCGGGGCGCTCGCCGGTGTCGGGACTGCTCGACAACGAGTAGCACCGTGCGGCGGAACCGCCGTCGCTCAGAGGAATTTCGACCGTGAGGAACTGGCCCGGGCGGTAGCGCAGAGCCTCGCCGTCGGCAGTGGACAGGACCAACGTCACCGCGTCCGCCGTCTCGCGGATCACCTCGTCGACCTGCAGTCGGAGTGTGCGGACGGCGGTGTCCGCGGAGTCGATCGCCACGATGTCTTCCCCTCGTCGGCCGGGTGTGTCCGGCACTCCGGACTACACCGAAGATTGTTTCATTGAACTATAGGCCATTGACAAATGGCACAGTCATCCGTGACGCTTCCGGCATGACATCGACGCGTCCGATCCCCGAGCGGGGGTCCCTGAGGTCCCGCGCCGCGGCCCGAGCCACGCAGTCGACGTTGCGACCCATCGCGTCCCGACTGCCGTTCGGACGCGGCGGCGAACGCGTCGCCCGCGTCCTCGTCGAGGTGGCCATGCGTGCCTGCGGCGGAATCGCACCCGGCACGGTCGTCCGCACCGTGCGCGAGGACGGTGTGGTCGGGGAGTGGGTCGACGCCCGGGCAGGCCGGAGGCCGGTCGAAGATGGGGCAGGCCGGAGGCCGGTCGAGGGTGGGGCGGATCGCACGCCGGTCGAGGGTGGGGACGGTTCCGTGGACACCGCCGGCCCGATCCTCTATCTGCACGGCAGCGCGTACGCGATCTGTTCCGCACGGACGCACCGCGGCCTGGCGTCGCGGCTCTCCCGCGCGACGCAGCGTCCGGTCTTCGTGGTCGACTACCGACTCGCCCCGGAGTTCCCTTTCCCCGCCGCAGCCGACGACGTCGAGCGGGCGTACCGCTGGCTGCTGTCGAGCGGCCACGCACCCGAGTCGGTCGTCGTGGCCGGCGACTCGGCGGGCGGTCACCTCGCGCTGGACCTGGTGCTGGACAACGCCCGACGATCGGTTCCGCAGCCGAGTGCGGTCCTCCTGTTCTCGCCGTTGATCGATCTGACCTTCACCCTCGCGCAGAACCGGGAGCGTATCCGTCGCGACCCGATGATCTCCGCAGCGGCGGCGCGGGCACTCACCGCGCTCTACACACGCGGCGAGGATCCCGACGGGCGGCGCCTACGACTCGCGGTCGAGGCGGGAACGGCACTGCCGCACTTCGTGGTTCAGGCCGGCGGTGCGGAGATGCTCGTCGCCGACGCCGAGCACCTGCGCGATCTGGTGGTCGATGCCGGTGGCACCTGCACGCTCGAGATCTGGCCCGACCAGATGCACGTGTTCCAGGCTCTGCCGCGCATCAGCCCGGAAGCGGACCGGGCACTCGCCCGCGCCGCACATGCCCTGACAGCCCTCCATCGAACAGAGACGAGACACTGATGTTCTCTCGATCCAGACCACGCCTCACTCACGGGGCGGACGCCGTGGTCACCGGCGCCGGCAGTGGCATCGGCCGCGCCTTCGCGCTCGAGATCGCCCGCCGCGGTGGCCGCGTCGTCTGCGCGGACATCTCGCTCGAACGCGCCGAGGAGACGGTGCGGATGCTCGACGGCCCCGGCTTCGCCGTCCAGTGCGACGTCGCCGTGCAGTCGCAGGTCGAGGATCTCGCGCTGTTCGCCGAACTGGAGTTCGGTGGCGCGCCGACGCTCGTGATCAACAACGCCGGCGTCGGCATCGGTGGCAAGCCAGTGGGCGACATCGGGTTCGAGGACTGGAACTGGGCGCTCGGCATCAACCTGTGGGGAGTGGTCCACGGATGCGAGACGTTCGTTCCGCTGCTCCGTACCGCGGGTCGCGGCGGCATCATCAACGTGGCTTCGGCCGCGGGATTCGCCGCGGCACCGACGATGGGGCCCTACAACGTCGGCAAGGCGGGCGTCATGTCGCTGTCCGAGACTCTGGCGGCGGAACTGTCCGGGTCGGGTGTCCACGTGACCGTGCTGTGCCCGACCTTCGTCAAGACCAACGTCGCGGTCGACGGTCGCATCACCGAGCGCTCCACGGAACTCGCGCAGAAGTTGATGCGATGGACCGGCTTCTCACCCGAGCGGATCGCCGTCACCACGCTCGACGCGCACGACAGGAACCGCCTCTACGTCGTGCCCCAGCTCGACGCGAAAGCCATCTGGCTGACGAAACGGCTCCTCCCCACCCTCTACACCCGCGGAGCAGGGCTGCTCGACCGCCTGCTCCCCGGCGAGCCCGCCCCACAGTCCCTTCCCACTGTTTCCGCCTCGACAGGAGTATGACGATGGCCTTCGACTTCGACGCCATGCTGGACAAGATCAAGGACCGCCAGTGGTCCCTTGCGGACATCGACTGGGACGCCCCCGGCGCCGAGATGATCCCGCCCGAGCAGCACGCCAAGCTCAAGCCGTTCTTGTCCGATCTCATGTGGATCGAGAACGTCGGCGCGCGCGGATTCGCCGCGATGGCACGCAAGGCGCCCACCGAGACGCTGCGCGAGATCTACCGTTACTTCCACGCGGAGGAGCAGAAGCACGCGAATGCCGAACTGGCACTGATGCGTCGGTGGGGCATGCTCGAGAACGACGAGATCCCGCAGCCGAACGTCAACGTCAAGCTGATCATCGACTGGCTCGACAAGTACTCGGATCAGACGCCGCTCGCCGTGCTCGGCACCGTCATCCCGATGCTCGAGGTCGCGCTCGACGGTGCGCTGGTCAAGTTCATCGTCGACGAGATCGACGACCCGGTCTGCCAGGAAGTGTTCAAGCGCATCAACGCCGACGAGTCGCGGCACCTCGCCGTCGACTTCGAGGTCATCGATCTGCTGGGCCACGCGAAGATGCGCCGCATTCTCGTCGAGACGATCGGCGCCTGGATGCATCCGTCGCTCATCATCGGCACCCTGCGGTACATCCCACTGCTGAACAAGATGCGGGACAACATCGTCGAGATGGGTGTCGACGAGGATCGCCTCTACACCGCGATGAAGCGCTTCAAGAAGGTGGGCGAACGCAGCGAGTTCCCGAAGCGTCTGCCGATGTACCGCTTCATCAGCTGGCACGGGAGCGTCGTCATCAACCGCGACCACCCGTACCACAAGTTCGCCGACTCGATGGTGACGCTGACGGCCAAGTACCCGAAGCGGCTGCTGCGCCCGCAGCCCACGTGGTCCAAGGAACTCACGTACGAGCCCGTCGCATGACCGAGATTCTCTCCACCGCCATCATCGGAGGCGGATTTGCCGGCATCGGTGCCGCGATCCGGCTTCAGCAACGGGGGATTCGCGACATCGCCATCCTCGAACGCGGCACACGTGCCGGTGGGACCTGGCGTGACAACACGTATCCCGGTGCAGCCTGCGACATTCCGTCCCGCCTGTACTCGTACAGCTTCGCCCCCAATCCGGACTGGTCGCACACCTACTCCGGGAGTGCGGAGATCCTGGGCTACATCGACTCGATGGTCGAGAAGTTCGAGCTGAGCCGCTACCTCCGGTTCGGTCA
This window harbors:
- a CDS encoding alanine racemase, whose amino-acid sequence is MIDKAAVEALHDRTLGPEYKSVPPAAWGLTVRDYLATAPTLAEFATPVVTLDRRHLTSNIDVMARWADAAGMRLAPHGKTTMAPQLWAEQLEAGSWGITLATGWQVQLARAFGVQRILLANALIDPVTLRWISADLDAHDDVEFVCWADSVDTVARMTEILGAVTRPIPVIVELGGPHGRTGARSVDEARRVAAAISSSPSVTLAGVGGYEGALAHDRTPAGLDAVRAYLDEVAALHAGLAADGLYEGRAIVTAGGSAYQDLVVERLSSVVDEHTAVVLRSGAYVVHDDGFYADISPLIASRVGEEHLSSAMHGWARVVSRPEPELALLDAGKRDFPFDEGLPTPQRIGGRDAEAGHHISALNDQHAFLRTPGTARDDVPVGTVARLGLSHPCTAFDKWRLLPVVDDADAANPRIVDLIHTFF
- a CDS encoding sugar kinase, with translation MRSPGAATPRVVCVGEGLVVMVAQPGPLEHSDTFERSAGGAEANVARVLAQLDVEASWLSRVGDDGFGRYLMETMRASGVDTSAVIVDQTRTTGMYVKERGSGSGHASDLPAGESRMTYFRSGSAASALCVDDIVGATPVLTAADLVHVSGITLALSDTARDAASALASSPGLLSFDLNHRPRLWTAESADVVLGEQVRRSDIVLMGADEAHAVFGTGDPDALRGLFPEPRRLVIKNDAHVVVGFDGAERVDVPALRLSVVEKIGAGDAFAGGYLAGVLRGDDQQRAIRLGHLCAAGALTAHGDAAHLLPLHRLDALVTSSDEKWSTIDYDAERGIAV
- a CDS encoding IclR family transcriptional regulator, encoding MSQSVSRALTLLRVLADGPRSLDELAAHLDVHKTTVLRLLRAMEAERFVQHDHEHRYRLGSTLFELSNRSLEQRDIRTLARPYLATLNAETKQTIHLATYESGEAVYIDKFDATQSVRMYSRVGRPAPLHCTAVGKILISGLPADEQVRVAHRIEYTRFTDRTIDTPERYLEELALVTRQGYAEDHEEHESFVNCIGVPVRDGTGSIVAAVSMSVPDMLLDHARVLGTLPQVRAVAETISAELGWSPTPTKEPA
- a CDS encoding RidA family protein, giving the protein MTDKIAVLTTDAPAPAHTFSQGVRKGPFVQVSGQGPVDPATNEYLYPGDVAAQTTRTLTNVKAIVEASGATFDDVVMLRVYLTKREDFAVMNEAYGAFVLEHTKGDVLPSRTTVFTGLPREEMLVEIDAIAVV
- a CDS encoding DUF2254 domain-containing protein, which gives rise to MRRRWVRLQGTFWFVPAVLGVVAVVLAQLLVALDRWLLDRGIGIGGSLLYHVGASGSRDILGAIGGSMLGVAATSFSITISVLATASSTYGPRLVRNFMADRGNQVVLGIFGATFLYALMVLRSIRSLDSDGDVFVPDIAVNVAVLLAVLDVGVLVYFIHHIAQSIQVATLSSRVRDELSAAVDELYPTEPPADAASDAEVTLPDHVDAVRAPRSGVVVDVDEDAALSSAIADDAVVVLLCRPGEHVIEGDAIAESRRWSGSASASHLREIESAVEIGDERTPQHDIEFAVEQLAEMAVRALSSGTNDPYTARNALDDLSVGMVTLVGRPPPCGARTDDAGTVRIVLRRVPVVDLIDHALGAVRVYAMASPMVVAAGIRLAERLGAAATDTASIDRVRYHLDLLDEACRREMTDPAGRASCLDQIDRARGRLRAHSGSGPLSGTVES
- a CDS encoding DUF998 domain-containing protein, giving the protein MQTRLAFLGLLSILLGAATIVVLDVVTALGSPAHLRRTISEYGLGAQQWVFTAGVLLLALGSGAVLIAAVRQSLLRASSVAAVAMTLWTVGLVAVVAVPKQDWSNDATLGLGGAVHRVGAAVAFVSIPVAVIALAAPWIRSSEWARHARRTFVLGVLSVVAIAPIGYALFVGVTTSTPWYRVVTLGHVERILVVVEVIALISLAWWVRASALRESPHRVGDAVHQL
- a CDS encoding alpha/beta hydrolase translates to MTTKDQRGRIATALWRWCSRFEPIGLVVGLVFYCWSMSPSLLPRPWYLQAVATGLSVGCGHGVGVLVVWGVRRMELTREWPERLRRWGWYAIGAAAVVVLPLFLVLGAWWQNISRELVGIEPSQSWDYAGVFVVAAIVVVLVITLARGIRRVTDLLIALIGRVLPPPVSRGLAVVAVGVVLVFAVEGLLATGISRISNGSAAAADTGSAEGVEPPSAPERSGSPESNEEWDTLGREGRTFVAGGPTSDEIASVTGRPALTPIRVYAGRKSVDADGLGLGRDTVDSLADRLVAELDRTGAFDREYLAIATTTGRGWVNASVASSLEYLAGGDTAIAAVQYSYLPSPLAFLADRDTPLIAGRAVFEAVYQRVQDRPENDRPKLLTFGESLGSYGGQDAFSGVQDMLARTDGALWVGTPNFSEQWSRVTDSRDPGSPEILPVIYGGQNVRFAAEPSDLDAPGLVDWESPRIVYWQHPSDPIVWWSFDLLFGKPDWLREPRGVDVDKGMTWIPLVTFWQVTLDMALAAEVPEGHGHAYGADAASMWAPILDVDDSELVDRVTDAMR
- a CDS encoding SRPBCC family protein encodes the protein MPVITKHVEIAAPASATFDYLSSYENVPDWMFGVTSFVPVGPVSRGTGDRFDAEMKLGPKALHSTVDIVEWVDGSVIALSSVKGFETSSRWVVTPVDDGHCVADVEFRYEFPGGFTGKALAKVVEPFINQGISVTDRTLRSRLESPRST
- a CDS encoding ferredoxin--NADP reductase, coding for MAIDSADTAVRTLRLQVDEVIRETADAVTLVLSTADGEALRYRPGQFLTVEIPLSDGGSAARCYSLSSSPDTGERPAISVKRTAGGLGSTWLCDTATAGFALTTLAPAGTFVPARWDRPLVLVAAGSGITPVMSILKTALASHDGRVVLFYANRDPDSVMFAATLDDLQQQHPDRLTVRHWHESASGLPTATGLTDAVSGIADADAYLCGPGPFMEVAQQGLLAAGVSPENIHREVFTSITTDPFHTTLVETSSATGVPVSAEVEGDDHSFHCAPDTVLLDAMLAEGIDAPFVCREGNCGACAFTLVSGDVHMRVNDTLDQYELDRGVRLACQSVPVSDALTIRID